From Lytechinus variegatus isolate NC3 chromosome 16, Lvar_3.0, whole genome shotgun sequence, the proteins below share one genomic window:
- the LOC121430037 gene encoding uncharacterized protein LOC121430037: MKVSFRWTHVIMLICKLLAICSSPPAMADLVYNPRTDVKLCGRGGRPSWLCDPFYILSREQADELDFALEEIRSTTSCACTLEQACNVTDSGYTISIAILPYLPSTRQDPVTARNYADFLRKKSWMFGKCEDDVVIVVAKQDKEVYASAGPAAALKLKLLIMEDIYSDTRQYFQDEDVFTGLKVMVESFRSVLQDSYSISPDFPVWPIVQMGIGALFVLICFCSMYLCRKLFS; the protein is encoded by the exons ATGAAAGTGAGCTTTCGTTGGACTCATGTCATCATGTTGATATGCAAATTACTCGCTATTTGTTCCTCGCCCCCTGCGATGGCAGACTTGGTATACAACCCCAGAACTGATGTTAAACTATGCGGCCGTGGAGGGCGCCCTTCGTGGCTCTGTGATCCATTTTATATACTTTCCAGAGAACAGG CTGACGAACTTGACTTTGCCCTGGAGGAAATACGTTCGACCACGTCATGTGCTTGTACGCTGGAGCAAGCCTGCAATGTGACGGACAGCGGTTACACGATTTCCATCGCCATTTTGCCTTATTTACCGTCTACCAGGCA GGACCCGGTAACGGCCCGAAACTATGCCGATTTTCTGCGCAAGAAGTCATGGATGTTTGGAAAATGCGAAGATGATGTGGTGATTGTTGTCGCTAAGCAAGATAAAGAA GTATATGCTTCGGCTGGCCCTGCGGCGGCATTAAAACTGAAGTTATTGATCATGGAAGACATCTACTCTGACACCAGGCAATACTTCCAAGATGAGGATGTTTTCACCGGGCTTAAGGTGATGGTGGAGAGCTTTCGGTCTGTCCTCCAAGACTCGTACTCCATCTCGCCCGACTTTCCCGTGTGGCCTATCGTCCAGATGGGCATCGGGGCCCTGTTCGTCCTCATCTGTTTCTGCAGTATGTACCTGTGTCGGAAGCTGTTTTCGTAG
- the LOC121430311 gene encoding organic cation transporter protein-like: protein MELDEVLHELKDWGKYQTMAFILITIAGTWFPAWQISSLSFTMAEQEYYHCTPAPGTFPNESLVLQNRTDEGAVTFGVESYEKCLMYDIMEGEMITNETEIVGCQYGWDYYTVYPEESTALMEMDLVCDKDIWVSTAQSIYFAGVMVGAFGAGQLSDIFGRKNVFIISLIGEGICGLVLAFMYNYYAFVSIWFLVGMFENGINIVEYVLVVEMFTPKKRTVAACINNISWGLGITLLGPIAWLLKDWRWMQIAISVPCFIGIFYFWLIHDSIRWLLSRGRSREAQEVVKKIARFNGVDPVPCLTDSDDDIALTRETYVKKSPEGMSNGESEIGAGDADKKEDQLKKASSIESLTTFFGVLKKRRLLLNSINMFCQWLMCSLVYYGFFLNTSVLAGDKYLNFFLLGLVEIPAYALITLTLVKWGRRSTLIVANLVAAVACVITAYVPEKSDDGTNLQPIIITFAMIGKLGITCSFGTVFVYGTEIFPTSIRNVGFGLCSFWSRVGGIIAPFVIFINNIYKPAPLLIFGVTSFICGGIAFYLPETLNRPLPETLDDGNTLHKTKPIRSNTEYIAGERNLAVET, encoded by the exons AGCTTTACCATGGCCGAACAGGAGTACTACCACTGCACCCCTGCCCCAGGGACTTTCCCCAACGAATCCCTAGTGTTACAGAACAGGACCGATGAGGGCGCTGTAACATTTGGCGTGGAGAGCTACGAGAAATGCTTGATGTATGACATCATGGAGGGAGAGATGATCACGAACGAAACAGAAATAGTTGGATGTCAGTATGGCTGGGACTACTACACAGTGTACCCAGAGGAGTCGACAGCATTGATGGAG ATGGACCTTGTATGCGATAAGGACATTTGGGTGTCAACAGCACAGTCCATTTATTTCGCAGGGGTGATGGTTGGAGCCTTCGGGGCGGGGCAGCTTTCGGATATATTTGGACGAAAGAACGTCTTCATTATATCTCTCATCGGGGAAGGGATATGTGGACTGGTCCTCGCGTTTATGTACAACTATTATGCTTTCGTTTCCATCTGGTTTCTCGTGGGTATGTTTGAAAAT GGGATTAATATCGTGGAGTATGTTCTTGTCGTCGAGATGTTTACGCCCAAGAAGCGGACTGTGGCGGCGTGTATCAACAATATCTCTTGGGGGCTGGGCATCACTCTCTTGGGCCCTATCGCATGGCTTTTGAAAGATTGGCGGTGGATGCAGATCGCTATATCTGTACCATGTTTCATAGGCATTTTCTATTTCTG GCTTATCCACGATTCCATTCGATGGCTTCTATCGCGGGGTCGTTCCCGCGAGGCACAGGAAGTCGTCAAGAAGATTGCGAGGTTCAATGGTGTCGACCCCGTTCCCTGCTTAACCGATTCCGACGACGACATCGCATTGACAAGGGAAACGTACGTGAAGAAGTCGCCGGAAGGGATGTCGAATGGAGAGTCTGAGATAGGTGCCGGGGACGCCGATAAGAAGGAAGATCAATTGAAGAAGGCTTCATCGATCGAGTCGTTGACGACGTTTTTCGGTGTACTCAAGAAAAGGAGGCTGTTGTTGAATTCGATTAATATGTTCTGTCAATG GTTGATGTGTAGCCTGGTATACTACGGATTCTTTCTGAACACCAGCGTCCTGGCTGGTGATAAATACCTCAACTTTTTCCTTCTTGGTCTTGTCGAGATACCAGCCTACGCCCTCATTACATTAACACTTGTCAA ATGGGGAAGGCGATCGACATTAATCGTGGCAAACTTGGTAGCTGCTGTCGCTTGTGTCATCACAGCCTACGTTCCAGAGAAATCAG ATGACGGAACGAATTTACAGCCAATTATAATTACATTTGCCATGATTGGGAAACTTGGCATAACCTGTAGTTTCGGCACAGTCTTCGTTTACGGAACCGAGATTTTCCCCACGTCAATTAG AAACGTCGGATTCGGTCTGTGCTCATTTTGGTCTCGCGTCGGTGGTATCATTGctccttttgttatttttatc AACAATATCTACAAACCTGCTCCACTCCTAATCTTTGGCGTTACGTCGTTCATTTGTGGTGGCATTGCTTTCTACCTACCCGAAACCCTGAACCGTCCGCTACCCGAAACGCTTGATGATGGTAACACGCTTCATAAGACGAAACCCATTCGCTCTAATACAGAATATATAGCGGGCGAGAGGAACTTGGCAGTAGAGACGTAG